The region CAGGGTAAATATACTGAAGCCATCGAGCAGTATAAAAAAGCTTTAAGCTATTGCAAGGGGGAAAGTTTTTATGATAAAAAACTGGAGGTATTAAAAGGCCTTTCCGAAGCTTATGGAAATGCAGGAGATAGCAATAATGCACTTTATTATTTACAGCAATACCAAAAATTATATCTAAACGGAACTCAGAAAAACCAACATGCTGTAAATGAAATATACAATACGGCCAGTAAAACGGCTCCTATCAGAATAGCTCCGATTTTAGTAACGACGGCATGTATTGCTTTTGGATTGGTTGTCATTTATTTCTTTTTAATTTATAAAAAGAAGTCTGAAAAAATACAGAGTCCACAAGAAGAGAAAAAAGAGTCCCTGCAGATTGATGTTAATATAAGTACAGAAACAGAAGAAAAAATTCTTTACAATCTCAACGAATTCGAAAAACAGGAAGCTTTCATAGATAAAGAAACTTCCTTATATAGCGTAGCCAACAAATTCCAGTGTAATACAAAATACTTATCACTTGTTATAAAGAGACATAAGAATAAGTCATTTGTTCAGTATATTAATGATCTTAGAATACAGTATGTTATTAATAAACTGAAAACAGATCCTAATTTTAGTAAATTTAAAATCTACTATCTGGCAGAACTCTCCGGATTTTCTTCACAGAGAGCTTTTACATCTGCGTTCATCAATAATACTCAAATGAAACCTTTGGAATATATAAAGAAATATTATTCTAAAGATTAAAGACACATTTTAAGAGATATTTTGCCAGATCAGATTGCTCTTCTTAATCTGAAATCATAGGATTATTTTGATCCCTGATGTAGAATTTCAGAAAATAACTACCCATTTTAATAAAACACACCTTGATTAAGTTGTTTTTTGCAATGTGTTTATTTTTAGCGTGTTGTATTTTTATTTAGGTTCGTTTTTCTGAAAATGAACCTGTTTTTTTGTTGTTATTTCCTTTATTGTATGTTCCTTTTCTTTTAGGTTGATACATGAATTTTCATATTTGTGATAAATTTTTACGACAACAGTTCCTCATTCACATGTACAGGAATTTATTAATAGACAAATAAAAATTTTAAGACACAAACAAAGATGGAAAAAACAAAAAGAGATGAAATGTTATTTCATGGTAAAAAGCACGTGTATATACCACCTGTATTTGAAATTGTTTTGGTTGAAATGGAAGCCGGAATATCTGCTACATCTGCACTCGTAAAACCTGATACTACTGTACAAACAGATTGGGAAGGGACAGATACACAAACCGGGGAAATTATTTGGGAATAGCCTTATTTTATCATTAGAACCTGCTTACAGAGCAGTAATGATAATTCCCATGCTCTAAAAATATTTCATCTAAAAAAACAAACAAATATGAAAACAGAAAATTTTAAAAGTTTAAGTATAACTTTATTATTGGTACTATTATCTTCCTGTAGGAGTAATGATACAGACAATACTTTAAATCCTGATTCTAAAGCTAATACTACTGTAAAAATTAACCTATTGGGTTCAGATTTTGCAGGAGCTACAGAACCTGAGTTTACAGCATCGGCTGGAAAAGGAAGTATAATAGCTTCTAATGCCGTACAAACCCAGATTACAATGATAGATCCGAGTACCTTTATTTCAACAGAAGTTACCCCGGTTTTTAAGGCATTAAATACTCAGGCAGCTATGAGTGGTACAAAAGCAGCGGTGAGTGGCAATAATTTAGGAAATGGGATGCAGTTTCGTGTTATTGCCTATAGGAGTGCATCCTCTACAAGTCCGGGAGCCTATGTTGCTCACAGAGATTATAGAGTGAACGGCGCTAATGTAGAACTTGTTAATCCCGCAGAAGGTGATCTGTGGCTGGATAACAGTATTTCTTATGATATAGTAGCATACTCTTTCGCAACAGCCTCTTTACCTAATATTACTACTGAAAAAGGTAATATCAGCGGTGCTAAGGCCGATTATATCAATAATACTGATATGATGTATGTAAAGATGCCTAATCAGACATTTGCGAAAGGCAGTAATACACTTGGTATTATTCTTCGCCATAAAACGGCATTAATAGAAAAGGTAAATGTAAATGTACTAGACTCTCAACTAT is a window of Elizabethkingia anophelis R26 DNA encoding:
- a CDS encoding AraC family transcriptional regulator, which gives rise to MMKNLYLVILLLFSQFVFCQNLNEKYNELRKEVNNSPDNVIKESKILKEKALKVNTFDIVSKADYIASFAFYLKGSPDSCIYYANAAIESAKKNNYNEGEALGLRILGTQYAKMGLLDKSRELLDQALVLVLKQQNDEAYEIKGGIYASLLVLMDNNKELDKKIIVAQKAINSYLKVSNETSRKELLPSAYTNLSYLYSKTKKYDSAYVYSQKALEFININDTYKLAFTYHDIGYLLAAQGKYTEAIEQYKKALSYCKGESFYDKKLEVLKGLSEAYGNAGDSNNALYYLQQYQKLYLNGTQKNQHAVNEIYNTASKTAPIRIAPILVTTACIAFGLVVIYFFLIYKKKSEKIQSPQEEKKESLQIDVNISTETEEKILYNLNEFEKQEAFIDKETSLYSVANKFQCNTKYLSLVIKRHKNKSFVQYINDLRIQYVINKLKTDPNFSKFKIYYLAELSGFSSQRAFTSAFINNTQMKPLEYIKKYYSKD